A single genomic interval of Candidatus Bipolaricaulis anaerobius harbors:
- a CDS encoding ROK family transcriptional regulator, whose product MSTNATSKLLQALWDPDGATRRELESSLGLSRPTVDRALADLVSRGLVVPVGTRSLRGGRPATVYRLDGSVCSVVGVDLELPQLMFVLSDLWGNPQESLPLALDGGSEDPVPLLRQVGEELTEWLTGLSITWPRVGGVGVALPAFVTNGVASFAGKTMPSWRGVTVREILEREVPARVHVHHDTHVMALAEAWGSGWTEGTLLYVALRPGLAGEVRFGASLLVDGRPYRGAHGHGGSLYRAYVAREEMEGCSAKERVDLLVERAVGFLVHAVTLLDPERVVFHAEMLGADEEAFLAGCRRRLRVELAGEFLDQYKVTLAVERGPAAALGAAIAVVEHLRDNPEALFTGQGGERGRRSSRAKRTTVTPRRKGGSK is encoded by the coding sequence ATGAGCACGAATGCGACTTCTAAGCTACTTCAGGCGTTGTGGGACCCGGACGGGGCCACGCGGCGGGAGCTGGAGTCCTCCCTGGGGCTATCGCGCCCCACGGTGGACAGGGCCCTCGCCGACCTCGTGAGCCGTGGCCTCGTCGTCCCGGTGGGGACGCGATCCCTGCGGGGTGGCCGGCCGGCAACGGTGTACCGCCTCGACGGGAGCGTCTGCAGTGTGGTCGGGGTGGATCTTGAGCTTCCCCAGCTCATGTTCGTGCTGTCCGATCTGTGGGGGAACCCTCAGGAGTCCCTCCCGCTGGCGCTGGACGGTGGTTCGGAGGACCCGGTCCCCCTGCTGCGGCAGGTGGGGGAGGAGCTCACGGAGTGGCTGACAGGTCTGAGCATCACGTGGCCCCGCGTCGGGGGGGTCGGCGTTGCCCTCCCCGCGTTCGTCACCAATGGGGTGGCAAGCTTTGCGGGGAAGACGATGCCGTCCTGGCGGGGGGTAACGGTTCGGGAGATCCTGGAGCGGGAGGTTCCGGCGCGGGTGCATGTGCATCACGATACTCACGTGATGGCCCTCGCCGAGGCGTGGGGTTCGGGATGGACGGAGGGCACGCTCCTCTATGTTGCCCTCCGCCCTGGGCTCGCTGGGGAGGTCCGGTTTGGGGCAAGCCTTCTCGTCGATGGGCGCCCGTACCGGGGGGCCCACGGCCACGGCGGCTCCCTGTACCGGGCGTACGTAGCGAGAGAGGAGATGGAGGGCTGCAGCGCGAAGGAGAGGGTGGATCTCCTCGTAGAGAGGGCAGTCGGCTTCCTCGTCCATGCTGTAACCCTCCTCGACCCGGAGCGGGTGGTCTTCCATGCCGAGATGTTGGGGGCGGACGAAGAGGCATTCCTCGCCGGGTGTCGCCGGCGACTCCGGGTGGAGCTGGCCGGGGAGTTCCTGGACCAGTACAAGGTGACCCTCGCCGTGGAGCGCGGCCCAGCCGCGGCCCTCGGCGCCGCGATCGCAGTGGTCGAGCACCTGCGCGACAACCCCGAGGCCCTGTTCACAGGACAAGGAGGTGAGAGAGGGAGGAGGAGTTCTCGAGCGAAGAGGACCACGGTTACACCACGAAGAAAAGGAGGTAGCAAATGA
- a CDS encoding ferritin-like domain-containing protein, producing MAPKKLKDMLNMAISREIQVSIQYMWQHVRATGIESLEVTDRLKKIAITEMKHAEAIAERLDYLGGEPTTEPAPIEVGKTLSQMIDLDIKAEEEAIALYRDIIKLAMKEEDFTTKKLFEGILADEEEHHNEFQVFKGR from the coding sequence ATGGCACCGAAGAAGCTCAAGGACATGCTGAACATGGCGATCTCCCGGGAGATCCAGGTCTCGATCCAGTACATGTGGCAGCACGTGCGGGCCACGGGGATCGAGTCGCTCGAGGTCACGGACCGGCTGAAGAAGATCGCGATCACGGAGATGAAGCACGCCGAAGCGATCGCGGAGCGGCTGGACTACCTCGGGGGCGAGCCGACGACCGAACCGGCGCCGATCGAGGTCGGGAAGACTCTCTCCCAGATGATCGACCTCGACATCAAGGCCGAGGAGGAGGCGATCGCCCTCTACCGCGACATCATCAAGCTCGCGATGAAGGAGGAGGACTTCACTACGAAGAAGCTGTTCGAGGGGATCCTTGCCGACGAGGAGGAGCACCACAACGAGTTCC
- a CDS encoding MGH1-like glycoside hydrolase domain-containing protein, whose translation MLHELYPYEREGLSTRYNACETSQLFLIGAAQCLRGGDEVSLAVIRDALRAAGEYMLRHLEDDLFWEDPRQAGAERYLLSSTYWKDSFLPGQRRLQFPVAYTLVQAQTVAAFRALAALTEPLDLGFSPATLARQARATAGAIWRNLWDEDTAYPALAHDGRGLVPGVSSDGLHLLAYLRPEDVPLEKRERILGRAGELATPHGFRTYAPGQPDYSSTGYHQGAIWPFEQWFIGRGAIVHGLPDVLATAERVLYALADLGFVELFYWDEEKGLRGPGEIPGEGCDLQLWSAVVPEGFRRLLSGGERGGTP comes from the coding sequence GTGCTCCACGAGCTTTACCCCTACGAACGTGAAGGGTTGTCGACCCGGTACAACGCCTGCGAGACGAGCCAGCTGTTCCTTATTGGGGCGGCGCAGTGCTTGCGTGGCGGTGATGAGGTGAGCTTGGCTGTGATCCGAGATGCCCTGCGGGCAGCGGGGGAGTACATGCTCCGCCACCTCGAAGACGACCTGTTCTGGGAGGACCCGCGCCAGGCGGGGGCGGAGCGGTACCTCCTCTCCTCCACCTACTGGAAGGACTCGTTCCTCCCCGGGCAGCGAAGGCTGCAGTTCCCGGTGGCGTACACCCTAGTCCAGGCCCAGACGGTCGCTGCCTTCCGCGCGCTGGCCGCGCTGACCGAGCCCCTTGACCTCGGGTTCTCCCCCGCCACCCTCGCTCGGCAGGCCCGGGCCACAGCGGGAGCGATCTGGCGAAATCTATGGGACGAGGACACCGCCTACCCTGCCCTGGCCCATGACGGGAGAGGCCTCGTCCCGGGGGTGAGCTCAGACGGGCTGCATCTGCTCGCCTACCTCAGGCCGGAGGACGTGCCCCTAGAGAAGCGGGAGCGGATCCTCGGCCGGGCGGGTGAGCTGGCCACCCCCCACGGATTCCGTACCTATGCCCCTGGTCAGCCGGACTACTCCTCCACTGGGTACCACCAGGGCGCGATTTGGCCGTTTGAGCAGTGGTTCATCGGCCGAGGGGCGATCGTCCACGGCCTCCCCGACGTCCTCGCCACCGCCGAGCGGGTGCTCTACGCGCTTGCCGACCTTGGGTTCGTTGAGCTATTCTACTGGGACGAGGAGAAAGGCCTCCGTGGACCAGGCGAGATCCCTGGCGAAGGGTGTGACCTTCAGCTGTGGTCGGCCGTGGTCCCCGAGGGGTTCCGTCGTTTGCTATCCGGAGGTGAACGGGGGGGTACCCCCTAG
- a CDS encoding carbohydrate ABC transporter permease yields the protein MNMGRAHWLYLAPALLLLGVFLVYPSAETIRLSFYGPRSDTFVGFQNYIQAFTSRPMIIAFRNNLLWLVVFTTFTVGMGLVLAVLLDRVRYEAVIKSVIFLPMAISYVAAGVIWRFVYAFRPAVSPQIGLLNAIVVALGGQPVGWLIERPWINNLALIVVGVWVWTGFCMVVLSAAYKGIPKEMQEAARIDGANEWQVFRHVTIPFLKSTLAVVTTTMIVFVLKVFDIVYMMTNGAYDTDVIANRMYNEMFQFNNYGLASAIAVVLFLAIIPFLVINVRRFRTQEAVR from the coding sequence ATGAACATGGGACGGGCCCACTGGCTGTACCTCGCCCCCGCCCTCCTACTCCTGGGGGTGTTCCTCGTCTACCCGAGCGCGGAGACGATCCGCCTCAGCTTTTATGGCCCACGTTCGGATACTTTCGTCGGGTTCCAGAATTACATTCAAGCCTTCACGTCCCGACCGATGATCATCGCGTTCCGCAACAACCTCCTGTGGCTCGTCGTGTTCACCACATTCACGGTTGGGATGGGCCTCGTCCTCGCCGTGCTCCTCGATCGGGTGCGCTACGAAGCCGTCATCAAGTCGGTGATTTTTCTCCCAATGGCCATTTCCTACGTGGCAGCGGGGGTGATCTGGCGGTTTGTGTACGCGTTCCGTCCGGCGGTTTCCCCCCAGATTGGTCTTCTCAACGCAATCGTGGTCGCGTTGGGGGGGCAGCCGGTGGGATGGCTCATTGAGCGACCGTGGATCAACAACCTCGCCTTGATCGTGGTGGGGGTGTGGGTGTGGACCGGGTTCTGCATGGTCGTCCTCTCCGCGGCGTATAAAGGGATCCCCAAGGAGATGCAGGAGGCAGCCCGGATCGACGGGGCCAACGAGTGGCAGGTGTTCCGCCACGTCACCATCCCCTTCCTCAAGTCTACCCTGGCCGTGGTGACGACAACGATGATCGTGTTCGTCCTCAAGGTGTTCGACATCGTGTACATGATGACGAACGGCGCCTACGACACCGATGTGATCGCCAATCGGATGTACAACGAGATGTTCCAGTTCAACAACTACGGCCTGGCGAGCGCGATCGCGGTGGTCCTGTTCCTGGCGATCATCCCGTTCCTCGTCATCAACGTGCGGCGGTTCCGGACCCAGGAGGCAGTGAGATGA
- a CDS encoding carbohydrate ABC transporter permease, producing MKATRILKRLPLHLLVITLAVIWLAPSLGLLVSSFRPRQDLLSSGWWTALVTPSYWSQFTLDNYRDVLTSQGMGRAFLNSFIITVPTTLLTLAIAALAAYALAWMNFRGRQLLLMTVIGLIVIPLQMTLIPVLRMFNVLKLSGTFPGIWLAHAGYGLPLMIYLLRNFFGALPRELFESAFIDGATPFRAFVKLVLPLSVPVLASAGIFQFLWVWNDLLVALVYLGGFEEVAPLTLKLSLLVGSRGQDWHLLTAAAFISMIVPMIVFLSLQRYFVRGILAGAVKG from the coding sequence ATGAAAGCCACGCGGATACTCAAGAGGCTACCGCTTCACCTCCTCGTCATCACCCTCGCTGTGATCTGGCTCGCCCCGTCACTGGGGCTCCTCGTGAGCTCGTTCCGGCCCCGGCAGGACCTCCTCTCCTCCGGGTGGTGGACGGCCCTCGTCACCCCAAGTTATTGGAGCCAGTTCACCCTCGACAACTACCGCGATGTGCTCACCAGCCAGGGGATGGGACGCGCCTTCCTCAATAGCTTCATCATCACTGTCCCCACAACTCTGCTTACCCTCGCCATCGCTGCCCTCGCTGCCTACGCGTTGGCGTGGATGAACTTCCGCGGCCGGCAGCTCCTCCTCATGACGGTGATCGGGCTCATCGTGATCCCGCTCCAGATGACCCTCATCCCCGTGCTGCGCATGTTCAACGTCCTCAAGCTCTCCGGGACCTTCCCTGGGATCTGGCTTGCCCACGCCGGCTATGGGCTCCCGCTCATGATCTACCTTCTGCGCAACTTCTTCGGGGCCCTGCCGCGGGAGCTCTTCGAGTCCGCGTTCATCGATGGGGCGACCCCGTTCCGCGCGTTCGTGAAGCTGGTGCTCCCGCTGTCGGTCCCGGTGCTCGCCTCGGCCGGGATCTTCCAGTTTCTCTGGGTGTGGAACGACCTCCTGGTGGCCCTGGTCTACCTGGGAGGGTTTGAGGAGGTCGCTCCCCTGACCCTGAAGCTCTCCCTCCTTGTGGGGTCGCGGGGCCAGGACTGGCACCTCCTCACCGCAGCCGCGTTCATCTCCATGATCGTCCCGATGATCGTCTTCCTCTCCCTGCAGCGGTACTTCGTCCGCGGCATCCTCGCCGGGGCCGTCAAGGGGTGA
- a CDS encoding glycosyltransferase encodes MEALGIEQYVPYVGEEMVAAVFQAARPLYGLRLLHVNSTFHGGGVAGMLHSLIPLMNDVGINADWSLLYGDPSLFQVTKKLHNALQGEPVELTDREVADYLRVNEAFARYSPLADHDIIIVHDPQPLPMIRYQQRVNPWVWRCHIDISTPHDLVWEALKPFILRYDGVVVSSEAFRKPDLPVDTHIIAPAIDPLSELNRELTTDELAKKLDQYKIPLDKPILVQVSRFDKWKDPLGVLEVFRRVREAVDCRLVMVGNMATDDPEGPQIFSQVQEQVQEMGDVHLITQTDALLVNALQRSAAVVMQLSRREGFGLTVSEALWKETPVVATNVGGIPQQVLHGQTGYLVEPGDYEGAAGLVTRLLQDPELRQRIGSQGREHVRQNFLMPRLLLDWLRVLVELA; translated from the coding sequence ATGGAAGCATTGGGCATCGAGCAGTACGTACCCTACGTCGGGGAGGAGATGGTGGCAGCCGTGTTCCAGGCGGCGCGCCCCCTGTACGGACTACGGCTCCTGCACGTGAACTCCACGTTCCACGGGGGAGGAGTGGCGGGGATGCTCCACTCGCTCATCCCTCTGATGAACGACGTTGGGATCAACGCCGACTGGAGCCTGCTGTATGGGGATCCTTCCCTGTTTCAGGTCACCAAGAAGCTCCACAACGCTCTCCAGGGAGAGCCCGTCGAGCTGACCGACCGCGAGGTGGCCGACTACCTGCGGGTGAACGAGGCGTTCGCTCGGTACAGCCCTCTCGCGGACCATGACATCATCATCGTCCACGACCCGCAACCTCTCCCCATGATCCGCTACCAACAGCGGGTGAACCCCTGGGTGTGGCGGTGCCACATCGACATCTCCACACCTCACGACTTGGTATGGGAGGCACTCAAACCGTTCATCCTCCGCTACGACGGGGTGGTCGTCTCGTCGGAGGCGTTCCGCAAGCCCGATCTCCCTGTAGACACCCACATCATCGCCCCGGCCATCGATCCCCTGTCTGAGCTCAACCGGGAGTTGACTACAGACGAACTGGCGAAGAAGCTCGATCAGTACAAGATTCCCCTCGATAAACCCATCCTCGTCCAGGTGTCCCGGTTCGACAAGTGGAAGGATCCGCTGGGCGTGCTGGAGGTGTTCCGGCGGGTAAGGGAAGCGGTGGACTGCCGGTTGGTGATGGTAGGGAATATGGCTACCGATGATCCCGAGGGGCCGCAGATCTTCTCTCAGGTGCAGGAGCAGGTGCAGGAGATGGGGGATGTGCACCTCATCACCCAAACCGATGCCCTCCTCGTGAATGCCCTCCAGAGGTCGGCGGCGGTGGTGATGCAGCTGTCCCGCCGTGAGGGGTTCGGCCTCACTGTGTCCGAGGCACTGTGGAAGGAGACCCCGGTCGTGGCGACCAACGTGGGGGGGATCCCCCAGCAGGTCCTCCACGGCCAGACCGGCTACCTCGTCGAGCCCGGCGATTACGAGGGGGCGGCGGGCCTCGTGACGCGGCTGCTGCAGGATCCCGAGCTTCGCCAGCGGATCGGCTCCCAAGGCCGGGAACACGTGCGCCAGAACTTCCTCATGCCGCGCCTCCTCCTTGACTGGTTGAGGGTGCTGGTTGAGCTAGCTTAA
- a CDS encoding ABC transporter substrate-binding protein, translating to MTRRLVVGLLLAGLVGGLAQGAVTIMVLWSGDELAAFQKVVDAFQAQTGITVRVESVGRDLPTILATRVAAGNPPDLAGMPNPGQMAEFVARGALIPVDGLVDLAQFPKAFVDLATVDGKVYGIFISADLKSLVWYNPDALYAEGLAPADSWNELLYITEALAARGKTPWAVGLESGAASGWPGTDWIEDIMLRTAGPEVYDQWVNHEIPWTHPAVKRAFELFGEIVRNEAYVYGGTTGALSINFGDSPAVLWDPTPGAYLHRQATFIKSFIAGAHPELDLDRDVAFFVFPPIDPQWGTPLLGAGDLISAFRDTPEVRAFLQYLAGPEAQVIWCGALGKLATNVNVDPSIYPDQLTAQAAEILKGAEIFRFDASDLMPAAVGSGAFWKGILDYVSGVPLDRVLQEIEAAAQAAY from the coding sequence ATGACAAGGCGACTGGTGGTTGGTCTTCTGTTGGCAGGTCTTGTGGGGGGCCTCGCCCAGGGAGCGGTGACGATCATGGTCCTGTGGAGCGGGGACGAGCTGGCGGCGTTCCAGAAGGTGGTTGACGCCTTCCAGGCTCAAACCGGGATCACGGTCCGGGTGGAGAGCGTAGGCCGGGATCTCCCGACGATCCTTGCCACCCGGGTGGCGGCGGGGAACCCGCCGGACCTCGCCGGGATGCCGAACCCCGGCCAGATGGCGGAGTTCGTGGCCCGCGGGGCCCTCATCCCGGTGGACGGCCTCGTCGACCTCGCCCAGTTCCCCAAGGCGTTTGTGGACCTGGCCACCGTTGATGGCAAGGTCTATGGGATCTTCATCTCCGCCGACCTCAAGTCCCTCGTGTGGTACAACCCTGATGCCCTCTATGCTGAAGGGCTGGCGCCAGCGGACTCCTGGAATGAGCTCCTGTACATCACCGAGGCGCTAGCCGCCCGGGGGAAGACCCCGTGGGCGGTGGGCCTCGAGTCCGGGGCAGCTTCCGGCTGGCCGGGCACGGACTGGATCGAGGACATCATGCTCCGCACCGCTGGCCCTGAGGTCTACGACCAGTGGGTAAACCACGAGATCCCCTGGACCCATCCCGCGGTGAAGCGGGCGTTTGAGCTGTTCGGGGAGATCGTCCGCAACGAGGCTTACGTCTACGGCGGCACGACTGGGGCTCTCTCCATCAACTTCGGGGACTCCCCGGCGGTGCTGTGGGATCCCACCCCGGGCGCGTATCTCCACCGTCAGGCCACGTTCATCAAGAGCTTCATCGCCGGTGCCCACCCTGAGCTCGATCTCGATCGGGATGTGGCGTTCTTCGTGTTCCCGCCGATCGACCCCCAGTGGGGGACTCCGCTCCTCGGGGCGGGGGACCTCATCTCCGCGTTCCGTGACACCCCTGAGGTGCGGGCGTTCCTCCAGTACCTGGCCGGCCCAGAGGCCCAGGTCATCTGGTGCGGGGCGCTGGGGAAGCTTGCCACGAACGTGAACGTGGATCCCAGCATCTATCCAGATCAGCTGACCGCCCAGGCGGCGGAGATCCTCAAGGGCGCTGAGATCTTCCGGTTCGACGCCTCGGATCTCATGCCGGCCGCGGTGGGGTCGGGTGCGTTCTGGAAGGGCATCCTCGACTATGTGTCGGGCGTGCCGCTCGATCGAGTGCTCCAGGAGATCGAGGCCGCGGCGCAGGCCGCGTACTAG